The following are encoded in a window of Colletotrichum lupini chromosome 3, complete sequence genomic DNA:
- a CDS encoding glycosyl hydrolase family 47 → MANRRQRRVIIIAVILFGLFAFHSLRYSRETPPVVREHVNIRLVKSSFDWANHRHKYPVSPSRMHHLPTQRPKTLPRVQFNFGAKRMRKNDAKSESRRTAVREVFVKSWNSYKEYAWGFDELTPVTAKGKDTFGGYAATLVDALDSLWMMDLRDDFDAALSVIGAMDWDDTKETAVNVFETTIRHLGGLLSAYDLSGEPVLLLKAIELGDMLYAAFDTPNRMPPFWLDFQLAKEGKLVAGTSDPSASPCSLSLEFTRLSQVTGDHKYFDAIERVKLFLESTQRETQLPGMWPALINFRDESVLQHNEFTLGALADSLYEYLPKMHALLGGTDPAYEKMYRHAMHVVEQYLLFRPMLPDNEDILFSGTAFAEGDVRRNPESQHLSCFVGGMFGLGGKLFGIKEHMGLAERLARGCGWAYNSFPTGLMPEIFGMVPCETLDGCNWDEGRWKREGASGLKKGFSHARDPRYILRPEAIESIFLMYRMTGNPEYQEIAWTMFQSIVNATETEIANSAIEDVTVRGETKKLDSMEVSHNICEEPKASIGRRLTVLQSFWMAETLKYFYLIFSPPSLVNLDEYVLNTEAHPLKRQLL, encoded by the coding sequence ATGGCCAATCGACGACAACGGCGTGTCATAATCATCGCCGTAATCCTTTTCGGTCTCTTTGCTTTCCACAGTCTTCGTTACAGCAGGGAAACGCCTCCCGTCGTCCGCGAACATGTCAACATCCGCCTCGTCAAGAGTAGCTTCGACTGGGCCAACCATCGTCACAAGTACCCCGTATCCCCATCACGAATGCACCATCTACCTACACAGCGGCCAAAGACTCTCCCGCGAGTCCAATTCAATTTTGGCGCCAAGCGAATGCGCAAGAACGATGCGAAATCTGAATCGCGACGAACGGCGGTCCGAGAAGTCTTTGTCAAGAGCTGGAATAGTTACAAGGAGTACGCGTGGGGCTTTGACGAGCTGACGCCGGTTACGGCCAAGGGGAAAGACACCTTCGGCGGTTATGCAGCAACTCTGGTTGACGCGCTCGATTCCCTGTGGATGATGGACTTGCGCGATGATTTTGACGCTGCCTTGTCTGTCATTGGGGCCATGGATTGGGATGATACAAAGGAGACGGCTGTCAATGTCTTTGAGACTACTATCCGTCATCTCGGAGGATTATTGAGCGCGTACGATCTTAGCGGGGAACCCGTATTGTTGCTCAAGGCTATTGAGCTCGGCGACATGCTGTATGCGGCCTTTGACACGCCGAATAGGATGCCTCCTTTCTGGTTGGATTTCCAGCTTGCTAAGGAGGGAAAGCTCGTGGCTGGTACATCGGATCCTTCAGCATCGCCATGTTCGCTATCGCTTGAGTTCACAAGACTCTCGCAAGTGACCGGGGACCACAAGTACTTTGACGCAATCGAGAGAGTCAAGCTGTTTCTCGAGAGCACACAGCGGGAGACTCAACTTCCAGGTATGTGGCCGGCGCTCATCAACTTCCGGGATGAGAGTGTTTTGCAGCACAACGAGTTCACATTGGGAGCGCTCGCCGACTCTCTATATGAGTATTTGCCCAAGATGCATGCTCTGCTCGGAGGGACGGACCCAGCCTACGAGAAGATGTATCGACATGCGATGCACGTTGTTGAGCAGTACCTCCTATTTCGTCCAATGCTCCCCGACAACGAGGATATCCTATTCTCTGGGACAGCGTTTGCCGAAGGCGATGTGCGGCGCAACCCCGAGAGCCAGCATTTGTCGTGCTTTGTTGGCGGGATGTTTGGGCTGGGCGGCAAGCTTTTCGGTATCAAAGAGCACATGGGTCTCGCCGAAAGGCTGGCCCGCGGCTGCGGGTGGGCGTACAACTCATTCCCAACAGGTCTGATGCCGGAGATCTTTGGCATGGTCCCTTGCGAGACACTGGATGGCTGTAATTGGGACGAGGGGCGGTGGAAGCGCGAAGGCGCATCAGGGTTGAAAAAGGGGTTCTCACACGCGCGGGACCCCCGTTACATTCTGCGTCCAGAGGCGATTGAAAGTATCTTCCTGATGTATAGGATGACCGGAAACCCGGAGTACCAGGAAATAGCATGGACAATGTTTCAGTCTATTGTGAATGCGACAGAAACTGAGATTGCCAACTCGGCTATTGAGGACGTCACTGTCAGAGGAGAGACGAAGAAGCTTGATTCAATGGAAGTAAGTCACAACATCTGCGAGGAGCCAAAGGCAAGTATAGGACGTAGACTAACGGTACTACAGAGCTTCTGGATGGCGGAAACGCTGAAGTATTTCTATCTCATCTTCTCGCCTCCTAGCCTAGTTAATCTTGACGAGTATGTCTTGAACACAGAGGCGCATCCGCTTAAACGACAGTTGCTATGA
- a CDS encoding metallo-beta-lactamase superfamily protein gives MSLKAPVVTLPGGRETVVVKMINPVNFGPAILKRFMAPDVPGLETFKTSPSLCFLLEHPSGRKLVWDLGIKKDYNNYAPSITSYLPTTNYDIQVKKNVADILEESGVATEDVEAVIWSHWHWDHIGDPSTFPKTTDLIVGPGFKTVMLPGAPANPESPILEKDYVGRNLREISFEEGPQTIRIGRFPAFDYFGDGSFYLLDSPGHAVGHLCGLARTTQSPDTFILLGGDVCHYAGIFRPSKHLPVPASISPHPCRPHEDTALCPGSTWDELQQSRGRASTDTLFDATFGLDLPMVGRTVGCLQELDCDENIFVIIAHDSTVRDGVPHFPSDLNDWKSNGWGEKVKWSFFRDLESYWDSKGLL, from the exons ATGTCACTGAAAGCTCCTGTTGTTACGTTGCCAGGAGGGAGGGAGACGGTGGTTGTCAAGATGATCAACCCTGTCAACTTTGGGCCGGCTATCCTCAAGCGTTTCATGGCTCCAGATGTTCCGGGCCTGGAAACTTTCAAGACGTCTCCTTCTCTCTGCTTCCTTCTGGAGCATCCTTCAGGTCGGAAGCTTGTGTGGGATCTAGGGATCAAGAAAGATTACAACAACTATGCGCCTTCGATAACCAGTTACTTGCCAACAACAAATTACGACATACAGGTGAAGAAAAATGTGGCGGACATTTTGGAAGAAAGTGGTGTTGCTACGGAGGATGTCGAAGCAGTAATCTGGAG CCACTGGCATTGGGATCATATTGGCGACCCATCTACATTCCCGAAAACAACCGACTTGATTGTTGGGCCAGGGTTCAAGACGGTGATGCTTCCGGGCGCACCTGCAAATCCCGAATCTCCTATACTCGAGAAGGACTATGT TGGCCGGAACTTGAGAGAAATCTCATTCGAAGAAGGGCCTCAGACCATTCGCATCGGGCGGTTTCCGGCATTCGACTACTTTGGAGACGGCTCGTTCTACCTGTTAGACAGCCCAGGCCATGCCGTGGGCCATCTTTGCGGACTAGCCCGGACAACACAAAGTCCGGACACATTCATTCTTCTTGGAGGTGATGTCTGTCACTACGCAGGAATATTCCGACCTTCGAAGCATCTGCCCGTTCCCGCGTCAATCTCTCCACATCCTTGCCGGCCACACGAAGACACCGCACTTTGTCCTGGCAGCACTTGGGACGAGCTCCAGCAGTCTCGGGGCAGAGCCTCCACAGATACGCTCTTCGATGCAACGTTTGGTTTGGACCTTCCTATGGTGGGAAGGACCGTGGGATGTCTCCAAGAATTGGATTGTGACGAGAACATCTTTGTCATTATAGCACATGACTCGACAGTCAGAGACGGTGTGCCTCATTTTCCAAGTGACCTTAACGACTGGAAATCAAACGGCTGGGGGGAGAAAGTCAAATGGTCTTTCTTTCGCGACCTAGAGTCGTACTGGGACTCGAAGGGGCTGCTGTAG
- a CDS encoding AdhA yields MPLPQYTYNGPIDHTIIPNRHNVKGKSVIITGGANGMGETCVRAFVAAGAFVTFGDVNARGKDIEKELNANGACCTFVECDIRDWNQQKAMFETAKSQSPSKSVDIVIANAGISRSSGDSLWNLDDPNGEPVKPNLNIVNVNLKGSFYT; encoded by the coding sequence ATGCCCCTCCCACAGTACACCTACAACGGTCCAATCGACCACACTATCATCCCTAATCGCCACAACGTCAAAGGAAAATCAGTCATTATCACGGGCGGTGCCAATGGCATGGGCGAGACATGTGTGCGAGCCTTCGTCGCAGCCGGTGCTTTTGTTACGTTCGGCGATGTCAATGCCAGGGGCAAAGACATCGAGAAAGAGCTGAATGCAAACGGCGCGTGTTGTACGTTTGTGGAGTGCGATATCAGGGACTGGAATCAGCAGAAGGCAATGTTCGAGACCGCCAAAAGCCAAAGTCCTTCCAAAAGCGTAGACATCGTCATTGCGAACGCTGGTATTAGTCGAAGTTCGGGGGACAGCCTATGGAATCTGGATGATCCAAATGGAGAGCCGGTCAAGCCTAATCTCAATATCGTTAATGTCAACCTCAAGGGCTCCTTCTACACATAG
- a CDS encoding alpha-L-arabinofuranosidase: protein MPHAQSCAQSEPTTPLRCPGTRIIVDFLRMLPVDRTTTAAHTLGQEESALTTPYHTAKQVLAMATFTKIAEDARPSITLNPSHVVSKIDDNVYGGFTEHMGRCIYGGIYDPGNPLSDENGFRKDVIEAFKELNCPVVRYPGGNFVATYHWIDGVGPKENRPKRPELAWIGVESNEFGTDEFMKWCEVVGAEPYLALNFGTGTLDEALAWVEYCNSDKDTYYANLRRKNGREKPYNVKYWALGNECWGPWQVMQMTKEDYAKQAYQWAKALKLLDPSLELILCGETGFSSWDTYVIKECITWSLHGLGGSTTASLIDMHSIHLYTASEDHLKNATAPRAAERAIEITGSLIDLARIENKVPPTCKRQKICFDEWNVWDPVRAPGEEGAEEAYTLSDALAVGVWLNVFVRQAKYVGMANIAQSVNVISPLMTTKEGITKQTTWWPLLLFSKYMRGSTIATHVRAPEYEGATEPVWIRGAIETPYLDVSATIDDNGFVNLAVVNVHETKGFSVDLEGVKEGADVQVYTVTGENVKVVNTGDKNPVGITESKWDGKGPYEFAKASVTLLRWKH from the exons ATGCCGCATGCCCAATCTTGTGCCCAGTCGGAGCCGACTACCCCACTCCGATGCCCCGGCACCCGCATTATCGTCGACTTTCTCCGCATG CTACCGGTTGATCggaccaccaccgccgcacACACGCTCGGACAGGAAGAGAGTGCTCTCACCACACCTTACCACACCGCAAAACAAGTTCTAGCCATGGCGACCTTCACCAAGATCGCAGAGGATGCTCGCCCCAGCATCACGCTGAACCCCTCCCATGTCGTCTCCAAAATCGATGACAATGTCTATGGTGGCTTCACAGA GCACATGGGAAGATGTATCTACGGTGGCATCTACGACCCTGGAAACCCTCTTTCTGATGAGAACGGTTTCCGAAAGGACGTTATTGAGGCTTTCAAGGAACTCAACTGCCCCGTTGTGAGGTACCCAGGTGGTAATTTTGTTGCTACCTACCACTGGATTGACGGCGTCGGTCCCAAGGAAAACCGTCCCAAGAG GCCTGAGCTGGCTTGGATCGGCGTCGAAAGCAATGAATTCGGAACAGACGAGTTCATGAAGTGGTGTGAGGTTGTTGGCGCTGAGCCTTACCTAGCCCTCAACTTTGGCACTGGCACGCTTGATGAGG CTCTTGCTTGGGTTGAGTACTGTAACTCTGATAAGGACACCTACTATGCCAACCTCCGCCGTAAGAACGGACGTGAGAAGCCTTACAAC GTCAAATACTGGGCCTTGGGCAATGAGTGTTGGGGCCCCTGGCAGGTCATGCAAATGACCAAGGAGGACTACGCCAAGCAGGCTTACCAATGGGCGAAGGCGCTCAAGCTTCTCGATCCCTCTTTGGAACTGATCCTCTGCGGCGAAACTGGCTTCAGCAGCTGGGACACATATGTGATTAAGGAGTGCATCACATGGAGTTTGCATGGTCTTGGTGGTAGCACCACTGCGTCGTTGATCGACATGCACAGCATCCACCTTTACACTGCATCGGAAGACCATCTGAAGAATGCCACAG CACCCAGAGCCGCCGAGCGCGCCATTGAAATCACTGGCAGCCTTATTGATCTGGCCCGCATTGAGAATAAGGTGCCGCCCACATGCAAGAGACAAAAGATTTGCTTCGACGAGTGGAATGTTTGGGATCCCGTCAGAGCACCTGGTGAAGAGGGTGCTGAGGAGGC ATACACACTTTCTGACGCTCTGGCCGTCGGTGTTTGGCTCAACGTATTTGTTCGTCAGGCAAAGTACGTTGGCATGGCCAACATTGCTCAATCTGTTAACGTCATCTCTCCCTTGATGACCACGAAGGAAGGTATCACCAAGCAAACTACTTGGTGGCCTCTGTTGTTGTTCAGCAAGTACATGAGAGGATCTACCATCGCCACCCACGTGCGCGCTCCCGAGTACGAGGGCGCCACCGAGCCCGTCTGGATCCGTGGCGCCATCGAGACTCCTTACCTCGACGTCAGTGCCACCATCGACGACAACGGCTTTGTCAACTTGGCTGTCGTCAACGTCCATGAGACCAAGGGATTCTCCGTCGATCTCGAGGGTGTGAAAGAGGGTGCCGATGTTCAGGTTTACACCGTCACTGGCGAGAATGTCAAGGTCGTTAACACCGGCGACAAGAACCCTGTCGGTATCACTGAGAGCAAATGGGATGGCAAGGGCCCGTACGAATTCGCCAAGGCCTCAGTCACCCTGTTGAGATGGAAGCACTAG
- a CDS encoding allantoate permease: protein MSDPAKSAESVQQVERPEGVAEMKTSAAVDTVHNDEALKVLEGYTGDYEWTEKEEKKLRRKIDWRLMPVLCMTYGLQYYDKAMLSQAALFGLRTDLDLTVGDRYSMSAAIFYLGFLVGAYPTMILAQRFPIERVASVIVTLWGLTLILTTVCRNYRDLYAQRFCLGLLESGISPMFMLIVGSCIWYSCTGYVSIFSPLINYGFGKLNGGVSSWRYMFYFAGSLTIVWGLLLYFVLPPDPIRAKGFNDRERYILVARLRSNNSGVRNTHYKMEQVGELGLDIKFWLVFAIAFLCMIANGPISTFVPIIINGFGFSTLNSLLLTMPAGAYGGTVQLLMPYLAYKFKNCRTWIVFGAQMGTTLAALLLWLLPRSAKGALLFAAYILPSVGGGYAVLMGLQIANTSGYTKRSIASSGLYIGYCLGMSNLSSAARTTTSRWLILRAGNFVGPLVFRKEDAPNYAPGFIVVVITSLAAGVLGLVYRFVCIWYNKKRDKAGIMEGFDHAYEDDLTDMKVRLLRGSRKSSSMLIKWQNPQFRYIL from the exons ATGTCTGATCCCGCCAAGTCTGCAGAGAGTGTTCAGCAAGTGGAGCGCCCTGAAGGTGTTGCAGAGATGAAGACGAGCGCCGCTGTTGACACAGTCCACAATGACGAGGCACTCAAGGTGCTCGAAGGCTACACCGGCGACTATGAATGGACAGAGAAAGAAGAGAAGAAACTCAGAAGAAAGATAGACTGGAGATTGATGCCAGTGCTATGCATGACATACGGTCTCCAGTATTATGACAAGGCCATGCTTTCGCAGGCG GCTCTCTTCGGATTGCGAACCGACTTGGACCTGACGGTCGGTGATCGATATTCGATGTCGGCCGCAATTTTTTACCTTGGTTTCCTTGTCGGTGCCTATCCGACTATGATTTTGGCCCAAAGATTTCCAATTGAGCGAGTCGCCTCGGTTATTGTCACTCTTTGGGGTCTCACCTTGATCCTTACGACTGTATGCAGAAACTATCGCGACCTTTACGCTCAGCGGTTCTGCCTCGGACTACTGGAGAGCGGCATCAGCCCAATGTTTATGCTCATTGTTGGAAGTTG TATTTGGTACAGCTGCACGGGCTATGTTTCGATTTTCTCTCCACTGATCAACTACGGTTTCGGCAAGCTCAACGGCGGAGTCTCTTCGTGGAGATATATGTTCTACTTTGCCGGGTCGCTGACGATTGTCTGGGGTCTTCTCCTGTACTTTGTCCTCCCTCCCGACCCCATTCGCGCAAAGGGCTTCAACGACAGAGAAAGATATATCTTGGTTGCCCGGTTGCGAAGCAATAACTCGGGCGTGCGCAACACTCATTACAAGATGGAGCAGGTCGGCGAGCTCGGTCTTGACATCAAGTTTTGGTTGGTTTTCGCCATTGCATTCCTCTGCATGATTGCAAATGGACCCATCTCGACATTTGTTCCCATCATCATCAACGGGTTTGGATTCAGCACTCTCAATTCCCTCTTGCTTACTATGCCGGCGGGTGCATATGGAGGCACTGTACAACTCCTCATGCCTTACCTGGCATACAAGTTCAAGAACTGCCGCACTTGGATTGTGTTTGGTGCTCAGATGGGAACCACTCTCGCTGCCCTGTTGTTGTGGCTATTGCCGCGGTCAGCCAAAGGTGCTCTTCTCTTTGCTGCCTACATTTTGCCGTCAGTTGGAGGAGGATATGCCGTTCTTATGGGCCTGCAGATCGCCAACACTTCGGGCTACACCAAAAGGTCAATTGCTTCGTCCGGCCTTTATATTGGGTACTGCCTTGGTATGTCAAATCTGTCTTCGGCTGCCCGGACTACAACTTCACGATGGCTAATTCTGCGAGCAGGTAACTTTGTCGGACCCTTGGTCTTTCGGAAGGAAGATGCGCCCAATTATGCTCCTGGCTTCATCGTTGTTGTGATTACGTCTTTGGCTGCAGGAGTTCTCGGTCTTGTCTATCGATTTGTCTGCATTTGGTACAACAAGAAGCGTGACAAGGCAGGCATCATGGAGGGCTTTGACCATGCCTACGAGGACGATCTCACCGACATGAAGGTACGTTTACTTCGTGGCTCTCGAAAGAGTTCAAGTATGCTGATCAAGTGGCAGAACCCCCAGTTCAGATATATCCTCTAG
- a CDS encoding NCS1 nucleoside transporter codes for MLGPSLFGLNLRDSSLIVLFFTLLSTLAPALLATLGPETGMRSTIQARCSFGRYLVSVLVILKLATWIRFCIIVCVVGDQCSSAGTNGALSRLVVQCLDPENQNKFHMI; via the exons ATGCTGGGTCCTTCGCTCTTTGGTCTCAATCTCCGCGACTCGTCTCTGATTGTTCTCTTCTTCACGTTGCTGTCAACGTTGGCCCCGGCCCTTCTCGCAACGCTTGGTCCCGAAACGGGTATGCGCTCGACGATACAAGCGCGATGCAGCTTCGG GCGCTACCTTGTATCAGTGCTAGTCATCCTCAAGCTCGCTACATGGATTAGATTTTGTATCATTGTTTGCGTCGTTGGTGACCAGTGTTCATCGGCCGGCACCAATGGTGCTCTCAGCCGGCTTGTAGTTCAATGTTTAGATCCTGAGAACCAAAATAAATTTCACATGATCTGA
- a CDS encoding cyclohexanone 1,2-monooxygenase yields MAKLPGTDVLNFIRGPAWVYYRAPLSKHLGRDDPDPNPRYTDEERKKFHDLEYYLEHRKGIISRTNKSFYIFMKGENNKEGMRLVVAQMAEKLGYDPELCEKLILKCELGCRRITPGPGYLESFLRPNCNITNSAITSVSKNGVHTADGKFYECDLSM; encoded by the exons ATGGCTAAGCTACCTGGTACGGATGTGCTGAACTTTATCCGAGGACCTGCTTGGGTATACTATCGCGCTCCTCTATCTAAGCACCTTGGGAGGGATGACCCGGATCCTAACCCACGATATACTGACGAGGAGAGGAAGAAGTTCCATGATCTAGAGTACTACCTCGAGCATAGGAAGGGAATTATTTCACGTACTAACAAGTCCTTCTATATCTTCATGAAGGGCGAGAACAACAAAGAGGGCATGAGATTGGTAGTAGCGCAAATGGCAGAAAAGCTAGGCTATGACCCCGAGCTGTGCGAGAAGCTTATTCTAAAATGTGAGTTGGGGTGCCGGCGCATTACGCCTGGGCCCGGCTACCTCGAGTCATTCTTGCGACCAAACTGCAATATCACTAACAGTGCCATTACCAGCGTTTCGAAGAATGGTGTTCACACAGCCGATGGCAAGTTCTATGAGTGTGAC TTGTCTATGTAA
- a CDS encoding AdhA produces MRVTCDKSINGRSLIITPRTVTKEGYIDINRDDYKDVPEDRYLDKHYFPSSSQASCATISHATRLKGANRKTSRLRGLPNYFVRLEFMLSDRCWRFGCQLNRVWLDWELVATDTSTHSATNNPISIVPNAEVIAEVIAKEIADVIPTIAREVVRAIVLDEKAAEEAIRLTLVSCDIATHTVSRTFARRILLDVSVGQIMSCEPHANWCTVLTAKSWVFFFDVATDTQNEETISRARAPLAA; encoded by the exons ATGAGAGTTACTTGCGACAAGTCTATCAACG GACGCTCGTTGATAATTACACCAAGAACTGTTACGAAGGAGGGCTACATAGATATTAACCGAGACGACTACAAGGATGTTCCAGAAGACCGATACCTAGACAAG CACTATTTCCCATCTTCTTCGCAAGCAAGTTGTGCAACTATCAGCCACGCAACTAGGCTCAAGGGCGCCAATCGAAAGACATCTAGACTAAGAGGCCTTCCTAACTACTTTGTGCGGCTGGAGTTCATGCTTTCTGACCGATGT TGGAGATTCGGATGCCAGCTCAACCGGGTTTGGCTTGACTGGGAGCTCGTGGCG ACCGACACCTCCACCCACAGCGCCACCAATAATCCCATTTCGATTGTCCCAA ACGCAGAGGTGATCGCAGAAGTGATCGCAAAAGAGATCGCGGATGTGATTCCAACTATCGCTAGAGAGGTTGTGAGGGCAATCGTGCTAGACGAAAAAGCGGCAGAGGAG GCCATCCGCCTGACACTTGTCTCCTGCGATATTGCAACACATACCGTGTCCAGAACTTTCGCAAGACGCATACTTTTGGATGTTAGCGTTGGTCAAATCATGTCT TGCGAACCCCATGCAAACTGGTGTACTGTGCTGACTGCCAAGAGCTGGGTTTTCTTCTTTGA CGTGGCAACTGACACTCAGAATGAG GAGACTATCAGCCGGGCCAGAGCACCATTAGCAGCTTGA